The Streptomyces sp. NBC_01244 genome contains a region encoding:
- a CDS encoding wax ester/triacylglycerol synthase domain-containing protein, protein MTQQIGLGENSGVQVSERRTEPVDNIREFTSIQDRGMLEWARRRPDDGVVIGVALRLRGAQPTPERLADLVTTRLPWLPALAECLRGPDREECWHPDGGFQAARHVYRLEAQGDRRPLLEVITNQPVWEDQPRWGLWLMDGERPDEYWLAYRVHHAAQDGAAAAHTVRRLFDARTPVPASPERDRGVGGHWAAAPDPVDGRLLATAEVSAEAVRAVSRASGASLNDVYLTALTGALRAWLPAPDRGLPVPVRVPFNVRLRGERADRGNRFGYARLLLPVEEPSAAKRLAAIVEQTRLWPRDRNRRLLDALPDAMLLPHIATFLSPQDALATVTMLQIPGPLALDGSPVTGGVALPPLVSGYLFSSVLFLHGTRATVSFTAEKGHEHVRDLPRLWVRELTALAHATPA, encoded by the coding sequence ATGACACAGCAGATCGGCCTGGGGGAAAACAGCGGTGTCCAAGTGTCGGAACGACGCACGGAACCAGTCGACAACATTAGGGAGTTCACCAGCATCCAGGACCGGGGAATGCTGGAGTGGGCGCGACGGCGCCCGGATGACGGCGTCGTGATCGGAGTGGCGCTGCGCCTACGCGGAGCCCAGCCGACTCCCGAGCGTCTCGCCGACCTCGTCACGACGCGCCTGCCCTGGCTGCCCGCGCTTGCCGAATGTCTGCGCGGTCCCGACCGCGAGGAGTGCTGGCATCCGGACGGCGGCTTCCAGGCCGCACGCCACGTGTACCGGCTCGAAGCGCAGGGTGATCGGCGTCCGCTTCTGGAAGTGATCACCAACCAGCCCGTGTGGGAGGACCAGCCCCGTTGGGGGCTGTGGCTGATGGACGGCGAACGCCCTGACGAGTACTGGCTGGCCTACCGGGTGCACCACGCCGCGCAGGACGGCGCCGCGGCCGCCCATACCGTCCGGCGCCTCTTCGACGCCCGCACCCCCGTCCCGGCTTCCCCCGAACGGGACCGTGGAGTCGGCGGACACTGGGCGGCCGCCCCCGATCCGGTCGATGGGCGGCTGCTGGCCACTGCCGAGGTGAGCGCTGAGGCCGTGCGTGCCGTCTCCCGGGCTTCGGGCGCTTCCCTCAACGACGTCTACCTCACCGCGCTGACCGGAGCCCTGCGTGCCTGGCTGCCCGCTCCCGACCGCGGCCTGCCCGTGCCTGTGCGGGTCCCGTTCAATGTCCGTCTGCGCGGTGAGCGGGCGGATCGCGGCAACCGGTTCGGGTACGCGCGGCTGCTGCTGCCCGTGGAGGAGCCTTCCGCCGCAAAGCGGCTGGCTGCCATCGTCGAGCAGACGCGGCTGTGGCCCAGGGACCGCAACCGCCGGCTCCTGGACGCGCTGCCCGACGCGATGCTCCTCCCGCACATCGCCACGTTCCTCAGTCCGCAGGACGCTCTCGCGACCGTCACCATGCTGCAGATCCCAGGCCCTCTGGCCCTGGACGGCTCCCCCGTGACCGGTGGCGTCGCGCTGCCCCCGCTCGTCAGCGGCTACCTGTTCTCCAGCGTGCTGTTCCTCCACGGCACCCGCGCCACGGTCTCGTTCACCGCCGAGAAGGGGCACGAGCACGTACGTGACCTACCGCGCCTGTGGGTACGCGAACTGACTGCTCTCGCCCACGCCACGCCCGCATGA
- a CDS encoding NUDIX hydrolase, which produces MADESERPVAAAVVVHKGRLLLVRRRIAEGQLSWQFPAGKVEPEESREAAAVREAQEETGLQVIARELLGERVHPATGRLVSYTACDVLSGTAHVAAEREVAEIAWVTRGQISAYVPHGLFGPVEAYLDGVLG; this is translated from the coding sequence GTGGCCGACGAGTCTGAGCGACCCGTTGCCGCCGCTGTTGTGGTGCACAAGGGGCGGCTGCTGTTGGTGCGGCGTCGCATCGCGGAGGGGCAACTGTCCTGGCAGTTCCCCGCTGGCAAGGTGGAGCCGGAGGAGTCACGCGAGGCTGCTGCTGTCCGGGAGGCGCAGGAAGAGACCGGTCTGCAGGTGATTGCGCGTGAGTTGCTCGGCGAGCGGGTCCACCCCGCCACCGGCCGGCTGGTGTCCTACACGGCCTGCGATGTACTCAGTGGTACGGCGCACGTCGCGGCAGAGCGGGAAGTCGCCGAGATCGCGTGGGTTACACGCGGCCAGATTTCGGCGTATGTGCCGCACGGACTCTTCGGACCGGTGGAGGCGTACTTGGACGGTGTACTCGGCTGA
- a CDS encoding beta-ketoacyl-[acyl-carrier-protein] synthase family protein, with the protein MSRPDIAVTGIGMLTPAGTDTETTWKGVRAGKPTAATAPHLTGLPVDFCCSLPFVDIPAALGRRTAHRLNRATQLALMAAKEALQDAGLDHTTWDGTRVGVVIGGALSGTDIWETQYLLMREAGPRHVSPLVIPMIAPSTAAGEVAIAFQAQGPSLVAATACASGATAIALARDLLASGQCDIVIAGGTESCNTPLIATGLAQLGTLSKRCDDPAAASRPFDQARDGFVMAEAAAVLILERATDAAARGHRPRALLAGFGSTTDAHHPIACHPEGRGAEQALRNALADAGLTPYDVGHVNTHGTSTLLNDAVEARAIRAVLPHGPLVNSTKGVLGHAMAAAGAVEACLTILSLQHGVVPATANLDDPDPAFDLNFVTKTPAHQRVSTALSNSFGFGGHNVVLAFRAP; encoded by the coding sequence GTGAGCCGCCCCGACATCGCCGTCACGGGCATCGGCATGCTCACCCCCGCCGGAACCGACACGGAGACCACGTGGAAGGGCGTCCGCGCTGGCAAGCCCACCGCGGCCACCGCGCCCCACCTCACAGGCCTGCCCGTCGACTTCTGCTGCTCCCTCCCCTTTGTGGACATTCCGGCAGCACTGGGGCGCCGGACCGCCCACCGGCTCAACCGGGCCACCCAACTCGCCCTCATGGCGGCCAAGGAGGCGCTCCAGGACGCAGGGCTCGATCACACCACCTGGGACGGAACCCGCGTGGGCGTCGTCATCGGCGGCGCACTGAGCGGCACCGACATCTGGGAGACCCAATACCTGCTGATGCGCGAAGCGGGACCCAGGCACGTATCCCCCCTGGTGATCCCCATGATCGCGCCGAGTACCGCAGCCGGCGAGGTCGCGATCGCCTTCCAGGCCCAGGGCCCCAGCCTGGTGGCAGCCACAGCCTGCGCCTCCGGCGCCACCGCCATCGCACTGGCCCGCGACCTCCTAGCCTCCGGCCAGTGCGACATCGTCATCGCAGGCGGCACCGAATCCTGCAACACCCCGTTGATCGCCACGGGCCTCGCCCAACTCGGCACACTCTCCAAGCGGTGCGACGACCCCGCCGCCGCGTCCCGCCCCTTCGACCAGGCCCGCGACGGCTTCGTCATGGCCGAGGCAGCCGCCGTACTCATCCTGGAGCGCGCCACCGACGCCGCAGCCCGGGGCCACCGGCCCCGAGCCCTGCTCGCCGGATTCGGGTCCACCACCGACGCCCACCACCCCATCGCCTGTCACCCCGAAGGCCGCGGAGCCGAACAGGCTCTGCGCAACGCGCTCGCCGACGCAGGCCTCACCCCGTACGACGTGGGCCACGTCAACACCCACGGAACCTCGACGCTCCTCAACGACGCCGTCGAAGCCCGAGCAATCAGGGCCGTCCTGCCACATGGCCCGCTCGTCAACTCCACCAAAGGCGTCCTCGGCCATGCCATGGCCGCCGCGGGAGCCGTGGAGGCCTGCCTGACGATTCTCAGCCTGCAACACGGCGTGGTCCCCGCTACCGCCAACCTCGACGACCCCGACCCGGCCTTCGACCTCAACTTCGTCACCAAGACGCCGGCACATCAGCGCGTGAGCACGGCGCTGAGCAACTCCTTCGGCTTCGGCGGCCATAACGTGGTTCTGGCCTTCCGCGCGCCGTGA
- a CDS encoding IS110 family transposase, protein MSEIFCGIDWAEGHHDIALVDQDGSQVAKLRISDDSAGFHALIELLTRHGDSAEHPIPVAIETPRGLLVAGLRATGRQVYAINPLAAARYRDRASVSRAKSDAADARVLANVLRTDRHAHRPLPDDSEAGQAVAVLARAHQDAIWDRQQMMNRLRSHLREYYPAALIAFHGPGKPGLDSPRARVILTAAPTPADAAVLSRSQLRALLKRGERPRCGIEAEVERLRAIFRADYLRQLPQVEQALGHQAVALIRQLDASCNSVAQLAAATEEAFLAHPDAEIITSFPGLSVLSGARVLAELGDDRERFADARAMKAYAGAAPITRASGRSHVVVARTVKNQRLASAGHMWAFAALRTQAPRAHYDRRRAGGERHTAALRNLFNKLLGCLYHCLQRRTLFDPDRAFAAPLELAA, encoded by the coding sequence TTGAGCGAGATCTTCTGTGGAATTGACTGGGCGGAGGGACACCACGACATAGCCCTGGTCGACCAGGACGGATCCCAGGTCGCCAAGCTACGGATCAGCGACGACAGTGCCGGCTTCCACGCACTGATCGAACTCTTGACCAGGCATGGCGACTCCGCAGAGCATCCGATCCCCGTTGCGATCGAGACGCCACGCGGCCTCCTAGTCGCCGGCCTGCGGGCAACGGGCCGACAGGTCTACGCAATCAACCCCCTGGCCGCGGCCCGCTACCGCGATCGCGCCAGCGTCTCCCGAGCCAAGTCCGATGCAGCGGACGCCCGTGTTCTAGCAAATGTCCTTCGAACCGACCGGCACGCCCACCGCCCCCTACCCGACGACAGCGAGGCCGGGCAGGCCGTCGCTGTCCTGGCCCGCGCTCACCAGGACGCCATCTGGGACCGGCAGCAGATGATGAACCGGCTCCGGTCGCACCTGCGCGAGTACTATCCAGCCGCTCTCATAGCCTTCCATGGCCCCGGCAAACCGGGACTCGACTCGCCACGTGCCCGCGTGATTCTCACCGCTGCACCGACGCCGGCCGACGCTGCCGTACTCTCCCGCAGCCAGCTGCGTGCGTTGCTCAAGCGGGGCGAGCGTCCGCGCTGCGGAATCGAGGCTGAGGTCGAGCGGCTTCGGGCAATCTTCCGCGCGGACTACCTGAGGCAGCTGCCGCAGGTCGAGCAGGCCCTGGGGCACCAGGCAGTAGCGCTCATCCGCCAGCTCGATGCCTCATGCAACAGCGTCGCTCAGCTCGCGGCGGCGACGGAGGAGGCATTCCTCGCGCACCCAGATGCCGAGATCATCACCAGCTTCCCTGGGCTGTCTGTGCTTTCCGGAGCGCGAGTTCTCGCCGAGCTCGGAGATGACCGCGAACGCTTTGCGGATGCCCGCGCCATGAAGGCGTACGCGGGAGCGGCCCCTATCACCCGGGCCTCCGGGCGAAGCCACGTAGTGGTCGCACGGACCGTCAAGAACCAGCGCCTGGCCTCAGCCGGGCACATGTGGGCCTTCGCAGCCCTTCGCACGCAGGCTCCACGCGCCCACTACGACCGGCGGCGCGCTGGTGGAGAGCGCCATACTGCAGCTCTCAGGAACTTGTTCAACAAACTGCTCGGCTGCCTCTATCACTGCCTGCAACGCCGCACGCTATTCGACCCCGATCGTGCTTTCGCGGCACCCCTGGAGCTCGCCGCCTGA
- a CDS encoding acyl carrier protein: protein MTAPTAATCPEIADWLTGHLAALLEVATADIDPAVPLDALGVTSMEEVLITAELERRYGVAIPVADLRRHPTVESLSAYITGLTEVTSEQPPTP, encoded by the coding sequence GTGACCGCCCCGACGGCCGCGACCTGCCCGGAGATCGCCGACTGGCTCACCGGCCACCTGGCCGCGCTCCTGGAAGTTGCCACTGCGGACATCGATCCCGCCGTGCCGCTGGACGCACTGGGCGTCACGTCGATGGAAGAGGTGCTGATCACAGCGGAACTCGAACGCCGCTACGGCGTGGCGATTCCTGTCGCCGACCTGCGCCGCCATCCCACGGTCGAGTCGCTCTCCGCGTACATCACAGGCCTGACCGAGGTCACTTCGGAGCAACCCCCAACTCCCTGA
- a CDS encoding phosphopantetheine-binding protein, with protein sequence MYDRLVALMFQMGIDTSQVTPQSTFRALEMDSLSMTEVAVSVFNESGVMAENLSLDMTLGEAVEQFALAGAAQAS encoded by the coding sequence ATGTACGACAGGCTCGTGGCTCTGATGTTCCAGATGGGCATCGACACGTCCCAGGTGACACCGCAGAGCACCTTCCGTGCGCTGGAAATGGATTCGCTGTCCATGACGGAGGTGGCGGTAAGCGTGTTCAACGAGAGCGGTGTGATGGCTGAGAACCTGAGCTTGGACATGACGCTGGGCGAGGCCGTGGAGCAGTTCGCACTCGCGGGCGCGGCGCAGGCCTCGTAG
- a CDS encoding fatty acyl-AMP ligase codes for MPDPEIREWQSLPDIFQRHAVSRSDHPALSFVNYSHDPDGEWQTLTFAEVDLRVRALAAALEASFPRGSRVAVLCPQSTAYSLALLSCMYARMIAVPLFPPEDPRRRSQLEGMLADAQPACLLTTRPQTAACQELAEGRVPVWVVEENDPSRAPQWSGLTPAPQDPAYLQYTSGSTGSPRGAVISHANLMTSTRQVIEGCGLSSGTPIASWLPLFHDMGLSIGVLAPAVAGTHLALMSPLAFIQRPLRWLRLLDAHRAHFSGGPNFAYDLCVRKAPAPTGLDLGSVRVLTNGAEPVRVDTLRRFTDTYAASGLAPDTVKPSYGLAEATVLVACNRVGQRWTELTLDSHQLTAGRVRILPADEAATDWPTAVVVGCGRPVGQEVRIADPETGVEQTGGYTGELWVRGPNVAAGYWRQSQPTAHFFGRTLKTAEGSEPGWLRTGDVGFLHDGEVFVLGRTKDVIIIHGANHAAADIEDTVRRAIPEAVPAGVAAFSVPGDDGDQLIVMVELTAGPNTAQDIALRRRVQRAVAEHHGVRPRTVIAAKRGSLPRTTSGKLRRGDCRARYLADQPTLPTPTDTQESL; via the coding sequence ATGCCTGACCCAGAGATTCGTGAGTGGCAGAGCCTGCCCGACATCTTCCAACGGCACGCAGTGAGCCGTTCGGACCACCCGGCACTCAGCTTCGTCAACTACAGCCATGACCCGGACGGGGAATGGCAGACGCTGACCTTCGCCGAAGTGGACCTGCGTGTCCGAGCGCTGGCCGCCGCCCTGGAAGCATCCTTCCCACGCGGCTCGAGAGTGGCGGTGCTCTGCCCCCAGAGCACCGCGTACAGCCTCGCCTTGCTGTCCTGCATGTACGCGCGGATGATCGCGGTGCCGTTGTTCCCGCCCGAGGACCCACGGCGCAGGAGCCAGCTGGAGGGCATGCTCGCCGACGCCCAGCCGGCCTGTCTGCTCACCACACGGCCCCAGACGGCCGCCTGCCAGGAACTCGCCGAGGGGCGGGTGCCGGTGTGGGTGGTCGAGGAGAACGACCCGTCCCGCGCACCTCAATGGTCCGGGCTCACGCCCGCGCCACAGGATCCCGCCTACCTCCAGTACACCTCCGGTTCCACCGGCAGCCCTCGCGGGGCCGTCATCTCCCACGCGAACCTGATGACCAGTACCCGCCAGGTCATCGAGGGCTGCGGTCTGAGCTCCGGTACCCCCATCGCGAGCTGGCTGCCCCTCTTCCACGACATGGGCCTGTCCATCGGTGTCCTCGCACCCGCGGTCGCCGGCACGCACCTGGCCCTGATGTCCCCGCTGGCATTCATCCAACGCCCCCTGCGCTGGCTGAGGCTGCTCGACGCACACCGCGCCCACTTCAGCGGCGGACCCAACTTCGCCTACGACCTGTGCGTACGGAAGGCCCCCGCCCCCACCGGCCTGGACCTCGGCAGCGTCCGTGTCCTAACCAACGGAGCCGAGCCGGTTCGCGTCGACACTCTGCGCCGCTTCACCGACACCTACGCCGCCTCCGGTCTGGCGCCGGACACGGTCAAACCCAGCTACGGCCTGGCCGAGGCCACCGTACTGGTCGCTTGCAACAGGGTCGGCCAGAGGTGGACCGAGCTCACCCTCGACAGCCACCAGCTCACCGCGGGCCGCGTCCGTATCCTGCCCGCCGACGAGGCGGCGACGGACTGGCCGACGGCGGTCGTGGTGGGCTGCGGACGGCCCGTCGGCCAGGAGGTACGCATCGCGGACCCCGAGACCGGCGTCGAACAGACCGGCGGCTATACCGGCGAACTGTGGGTCCGGGGCCCCAATGTGGCAGCCGGCTACTGGCGCCAGTCCCAGCCGACCGCCCACTTCTTCGGCCGCACCCTCAAGACCGCCGAGGGCAGCGAACCGGGCTGGCTGCGCACCGGCGACGTCGGCTTCCTCCACGACGGCGAAGTCTTCGTCCTCGGACGGACCAAGGACGTCATCATCATCCACGGCGCCAACCACGCGGCGGCCGACATCGAGGACACCGTCCGTCGCGCCATCCCCGAAGCCGTACCCGCCGGGGTCGCGGCCTTCTCCGTTCCCGGCGACGACGGCGACCAGCTGATCGTGATGGTCGAGCTCACCGCCGGCCCCAACACCGCCCAGGACATCGCCCTGCGCCGTCGCGTCCAGCGAGCGGTTGCCGAACACCACGGCGTCCGGCCCCGTACCGTGATCGCCGCCAAGCGCGGCAGCCTGCCGCGCACGACCAGCGGAAAGCTCCGCCGCGGTGACTGCCGAGCCCGCTACCTCGCAGACCAGCCGACCCTGCCCACCCCGACCGACACCCAGGAGAGCCTGTGA
- a CDS encoding LnmK family bifunctional acyltransferase/decarboxylase yields MTDLSAWSVSPLVLAPLELTGPASVRRLVTVTPGMCGSLKTLAATAGDWTWETVSAVCGLDVFNAREVGGAPAYLAFYYSRIVSRDLQPRQLTFGDRIEVQSQVFDAGPLSVVTVHRIRRVATAVDAEAVPFDATEAFANPRPDCLYVENLNVWLSRRVGGGNTSLVYAPPVGFTQASLPKLPPSYSPRASCASARYAHVLPDPGRESWVRVCPDLVVDHPVDLVDDVNGVGLLYFASFFSVAERLQLRQWRALGRSGRAFLDRRIGDFRICYLGNADIDATLSLRLRTSRDPLDPKQEKSDVLVRDVSTDRTIAVVSSRCQVPSS; encoded by the coding sequence GTGACCGACCTGTCTGCATGGTCCGTTTCGCCGCTTGTCCTCGCACCTCTCGAGCTGACAGGGCCTGCCTCGGTTCGGCGGCTGGTGACTGTCACGCCGGGGATGTGCGGGTCCCTCAAAACGTTGGCTGCGACTGCCGGGGACTGGACCTGGGAGACCGTGAGTGCCGTCTGCGGGCTCGACGTGTTCAATGCCCGGGAAGTCGGAGGGGCACCCGCGTACCTGGCGTTCTACTACTCCCGGATCGTCTCGCGCGACTTGCAGCCCCGGCAGCTGACGTTCGGGGACAGGATCGAGGTCCAGTCCCAGGTTTTCGATGCCGGCCCGTTGTCCGTGGTGACCGTTCACCGGATCCGGCGCGTCGCAACTGCCGTCGACGCAGAAGCCGTTCCGTTCGATGCGACCGAGGCTTTCGCGAATCCTCGGCCCGACTGCCTTTACGTGGAGAACCTCAATGTCTGGCTCTCGCGGAGGGTCGGCGGCGGCAACACCAGTCTGGTCTATGCGCCGCCCGTGGGGTTCACGCAGGCTTCCCTCCCGAAACTTCCGCCCTCTTACTCGCCTCGTGCTTCGTGCGCCTCGGCACGGTATGCGCATGTGCTGCCGGATCCCGGGCGGGAGAGCTGGGTGCGAGTCTGCCCTGATCTTGTGGTCGACCATCCCGTGGACTTGGTCGACGACGTCAACGGCGTCGGCCTGCTCTACTTCGCGTCGTTCTTCTCGGTCGCCGAACGGCTTCAGCTTCGCCAGTGGCGTGCGCTGGGCCGGTCCGGCCGTGCTTTCCTCGACCGTCGTATCGGCGATTTCCGGATCTGTTATCTGGGCAACGCCGACATCGACGCGACGCTCAGCCTGCGACTGCGTACGTCGCGTGATCCCCTCGACCCGAAGCAGGAGAAGAGCGACGTCCTCGTCCGGGATGTCTCTACGGACCGCACCATCGCCGTGGTGAGTTCTCGCTGTCAGGTTCCCAGCAGCTGA
- a CDS encoding SDR family oxidoreductase, whose amino-acid sequence MNRSRPTVLLTGSTGVIGSALLPSLAARYEVLALVHRRRPEGVACVEGDLTMDGLGLSESEWSELAGRIDSIVHCGALTDFSAPDLRAFADINVEGTRRILQLAQDADVPVVLLSSASAVMDVTEDDLAARNLRAYGRSKRRAEELAIDSGLPVAMVRTALIFAERTAVAPPVRQFPHTLFDILLRGRTGGLPVQPDHWCDIVPMETLVAYLTALTEVQLRGDAALTSGVHWVTAGPARLTAADVADACTKVLTAAGRPPKEPLLSPPAVARTRSHGLARLAQLGFQPPERAPLPCDLVRLLPAQLNRDAVLEALEHNVRLCADAFPRG is encoded by the coding sequence GTGAATCGCTCGCGCCCCACCGTCCTGCTCACCGGCTCCACCGGCGTGATCGGGTCCGCTCTGCTGCCCTCTCTCGCCGCCCGCTACGAGGTCCTCGCCCTCGTGCACCGTCGTCGGCCCGAGGGGGTCGCGTGCGTAGAGGGCGACCTCACTATGGACGGACTCGGGCTGAGCGAGTCCGAGTGGAGCGAACTGGCCGGGCGCATCGACAGCATCGTCCACTGCGGCGCTCTCACCGACTTCTCGGCACCTGACCTGCGAGCCTTCGCCGACATCAACGTCGAAGGGACCCGCCGAATCCTCCAGCTCGCCCAAGACGCCGACGTCCCTGTGGTCCTGCTCTCCTCGGCCTCGGCCGTCATGGACGTCACCGAAGACGATCTGGCCGCCCGCAACCTGCGTGCCTACGGCCGGTCCAAGCGGCGTGCCGAGGAACTCGCGATCGACAGCGGCCTGCCCGTCGCCATGGTGCGCACCGCTCTCATCTTCGCCGAGCGCACCGCGGTCGCGCCGCCCGTCCGGCAGTTCCCCCACACGCTCTTCGACATCCTGCTGCGCGGGCGCACGGGAGGACTGCCCGTCCAACCCGACCACTGGTGCGACATCGTCCCCATGGAAACCCTCGTCGCCTACCTCACCGCGCTGACCGAGGTCCAACTCCGCGGTGACGCCGCCCTCACGTCCGGAGTTCACTGGGTCACCGCCGGGCCGGCCCGCCTCACGGCAGCCGACGTGGCCGACGCCTGCACCAAAGTCCTCACGGCCGCGGGCCGACCACCCAAGGAGCCTCTCCTGTCGCCGCCTGCCGTGGCGCGCACACGAAGCCACGGGCTGGCCCGCCTGGCCCAGCTCGGATTCCAACCGCCCGAGCGGGCACCCCTACCCTGCGACCTCGTACGTCTCCTCCCGGCCCAGCTGAACCGCGACGCGGTACTGGAGGCCCTTGAACACAACGTCCGGCTATGCGCGGACGCCTTCCCGCGCGGGTGA
- a CDS encoding cytochrome P450: MGSADAVEAARLVLALRTCEDQAAVYARLAQLGPVHVMPWKAVVVSDYTLCRRVLLDRRCEVLDASWRDRLTPGWRANPSLVAFHSSLLTTNPPRHAPLRGSLTAGLSPGQVTAMRPAVTAAVEGCLDDLAGVVAREGEADLVSVLSERLPGEMLCAWMGLPAHDAPHLIRLARRWSVACELGPTPAQLADADRAYAGLRDYLLPHLLHRSHTPGEDALSQWLAPAPDGGGLDPAEAVTHAALMFLGAKDLTALITSAAHTLLTDASLAGRLREDPAAAVTTAEELARQRPPIAVLTRVATAGMRLGDVSVEAGRIVHTLLQPANCGGPPAGTALAFGAGAHYCPGASLTRLCLRTLLPHLARRVPDLSLAAAPSTVEGVVFPRLRSLLVGAAAVRQRRVGRGQASVRELGVAPK, encoded by the coding sequence ATGGGGTCGGCGGATGCCGTCGAGGCGGCGCGGCTGGTTCTGGCGCTGCGAACGTGCGAGGACCAGGCCGCGGTGTACGCGCGTCTGGCGCAGCTGGGGCCGGTGCACGTGATGCCGTGGAAGGCCGTCGTGGTCAGCGACTACACGCTGTGCCGTCGGGTGCTTCTGGACCGACGGTGCGAGGTACTGGACGCGTCGTGGCGCGATCGTCTCACGCCGGGTTGGCGCGCCAATCCGTCCCTGGTCGCCTTCCACTCCTCGTTGCTGACGACGAACCCGCCCCGCCATGCCCCGTTGCGCGGCAGCCTCACGGCCGGACTGTCGCCGGGGCAGGTCACGGCGATGCGCCCGGCCGTGACGGCGGCCGTCGAGGGATGCCTGGACGACCTGGCGGGCGTCGTGGCCCGCGAGGGGGAGGCAGACCTCGTCTCCGTACTGTCGGAGAGGCTTCCCGGCGAGATGCTGTGCGCCTGGATGGGCCTGCCCGCCCATGATGCCCCGCACCTGATCCGCCTCGCCCGCCGCTGGTCCGTCGCGTGCGAACTTGGCCCCACACCCGCGCAGCTGGCGGATGCCGATCGCGCGTATGCCGGCTTGCGCGACTACCTTCTGCCGCACCTGCTGCACCGCTCCCACACGCCGGGTGAGGACGCCCTGTCGCAGTGGCTGGCGCCCGCGCCGGACGGCGGCGGACTCGATCCGGCTGAGGCTGTGACCCACGCGGCCCTGATGTTCCTGGGCGCGAAGGACCTGACGGCCCTCATCACGTCCGCGGCGCACACCCTGCTGACCGATGCCTCGCTGGCCGGCCGGCTGCGCGAGGATCCTGCGGCTGCGGTGACCACCGCCGAGGAACTCGCCCGGCAACGGCCGCCCATCGCGGTTCTGACCAGGGTCGCCACCGCGGGAATGCGCCTGGGTGACGTATCCGTGGAGGCCGGCCGCATCGTGCACACCCTTCTGCAGCCCGCGAACTGCGGCGGGCCGCCGGCGGGCACCGCTCTGGCGTTCGGCGCCGGCGCCCACTACTGCCCGGGAGCTTCCCTGACCCGGCTCTGTCTCCGGACGCTCCTGCCGCACCTCGCCCGCCGCGTCCCGGACTTGAGCCTGGCCGCCGCTCCGTCGACCGTCGAGGGGGTGGTCTTCCCTCGGCTGCGGAGTCTGCTCGTCGGCGCGGCCGCGGTGCGACAACGCCGGGTCGGGCGGGGGCAGGCCTCTGTCAGGGAGTTGGGGGTTGCTCCGAAGTGA
- a CDS encoding ABATE domain-containing protein, whose translation MTIRNLREMPWIGEDPVLDLANTVICGAGPTHADIDLFADADLTASWRARATERRLALLPLEDLTVLRDLIRAALDASAGQRALPESVRTELNALASAAPVTFLVTADGRLDQRETGGPAQAAAARQALLLAAGPEQERLRRCHAPSCGMFFLARRRDQAWCSLGCGNRARSARRKPQAPA comes from the coding sequence ATGACGATCCGGAACCTTCGCGAGATGCCGTGGATCGGCGAGGACCCGGTCCTGGACCTCGCCAACACGGTCATCTGCGGCGCAGGGCCCACGCACGCCGACATCGACCTCTTCGCGGACGCCGACCTCACCGCGAGCTGGCGGGCCCGGGCGACGGAACGCCGACTGGCTCTCCTGCCTCTGGAAGACCTCACGGTGCTGCGTGACCTGATAAGAGCCGCGCTGGACGCCTCTGCCGGGCAACGCGCCCTGCCGGAGAGCGTGCGGACCGAACTGAACGCACTCGCCTCCGCCGCCCCCGTGACCTTCCTCGTCACCGCCGACGGGCGGCTCGATCAGCGCGAGACAGGCGGCCCCGCCCAGGCGGCCGCCGCCCGGCAGGCACTCCTCCTCGCAGCCGGGCCGGAACAGGAAAGACTGCGGCGCTGCCACGCGCCCAGCTGCGGCATGTTCTTCCTCGCCCGGCGCCGCGACCAGGCATGGTGTTCGCTCGGCTGCGGGAACAGGGCGCGCTCGGCCAGACGAAAGCCGCAGGCTCCAGCCTGA